One region of Spiroplasma culicicola AES-1 genomic DNA includes:
- the lepA gene encoding translation elongation factor 4, translating into MDKSKIRNFSIIAHIDHGKSTLADRLLELTGSVEKREMQAQLLDSMDIERERGITIKLNSVQLKYKAKDGNEYVFHLIDTPGHVDFTYEVSRSLAACEGALLVVDASQGIEAQTLANVYLALDNDLEIIPIINKVDLPAAEPERVKEEIESVIGIDCSNAPMISAKTGLNVEDVLEAIVNYIPFPLDADDSKPLKALIFDSYYDKYRGVMVSIRIVEGTVKVGQQIKMMQSGAVYEVTELGVKTPFEVRKDSLEAGEVGWLAASIKTVRDVHVGDTITTKENPATEALHGYKQLNPMVYCGIYPVDTAKYKDLKEALEKISLSDASLVYEAESSQSLGFGFRCGFLGLLHMDVIQERLEREYDLTLIATAPSVIYKVNLTDGTTIEIDNPAFLPEPQKINTIEEPYVRVSIMTPDQYLGDLMGLCQDKRGNYLNIDYIDDTRRTLIYEMPLNEIVFDFFNKLKSISKGYASFDYELIGYKVSKLVKMDILLNGDIVDALSTIVHKDFAYHRGKVLTEKLKEIIPRQNFEVPIQAAIGSKIIARETIKAMRKNVLAKCYGGDISRKKKLLEKQKEGKKRMKAIGSVEVPQEAFIAVLKLDD; encoded by the coding sequence ATGGATAAATCAAAAATTAGAAATTTTAGTATAATTGCCCATATTGATCATGGTAAATCTACTTTAGCAGATCGTCTTTTAGAACTAACAGGTAGTGTTGAAAAAAGAGAAATGCAAGCACAACTATTAGATTCTATGGATATTGAAAGAGAACGTGGAATTACTATTAAACTAAACTCTGTTCAATTAAAATATAAGGCAAAAGATGGAAATGAATATGTTTTTCATTTAATTGATACTCCTGGACACGTTGATTTTACTTATGAAGTTTCAAGAAGTTTAGCGGCTTGTGAAGGAGCTTTACTTGTAGTTGATGCAAGTCAAGGGATTGAAGCACAAACTTTAGCAAACGTATATTTAGCTTTAGATAATGATTTAGAAATTATCCCAATTATTAATAAAGTAGATTTGCCAGCAGCAGAACCAGAAAGAGTTAAAGAAGAAATTGAATCAGTTATAGGGATTGATTGCTCAAATGCTCCAATGATTAGTGCTAAAACTGGTTTAAATGTTGAAGATGTTTTAGAAGCAATTGTCAATTATATTCCTTTTCCATTGGATGCAGATGATTCAAAACCATTAAAGGCTTTAATTTTTGATTCATATTATGATAAATATCGTGGAGTAATGGTTTCAATTCGAATTGTTGAAGGAACTGTTAAAGTTGGCCAACAAATTAAAATGATGCAATCGGGTGCAGTTTATGAAGTAACAGAATTAGGAGTCAAAACTCCTTTTGAAGTTAGAAAAGATTCTTTAGAAGCGGGAGAAGTTGGATGATTAGCTGCTTCAATTAAAACAGTTCGTGATGTTCATGTTGGAGATACAATTACTACAAAAGAAAATCCAGCAACAGAAGCATTACATGGATATAAACAATTAAATCCAATGGTTTATTGTGGAATTTATCCAGTTGATACTGCTAAATATAAGGATTTAAAAGAGGCATTAGAAAAAATTAGTTTAAGTGATGCAAGTTTAGTTTATGAAGCTGAAAGTTCACAATCATTGGGATTTGGCTTTAGATGTGGTTTTTTAGGATTATTACATATGGATGTTATTCAAGAACGTCTTGAAAGAGAATATGACCTAACTTTAATTGCTACAGCGCCTTCAGTAATTTATAAAGTCAATTTAACAGATGGAACAACAATTGAAATAGATAATCCTGCTTTTTTACCTGAACCTCAAAAAATTAATACAATTGAAGAACCGTATGTAAGAGTTTCAATTATGACTCCAGATCAATATCTTGGAGATTTAATGGGATTGTGTCAAGATAAACGTGGAAATTATTTAAACATTGATTATATTGATGACACAAGAAGAACATTAATATATGAAATGCCTTTAAATGAAATTGTTTTTGATTTCTTTAATAAGTTAAAATCAATTTCAAAAGGTTATGCTTCATTTGACTATGAATTAATTGGTTATAAAGTTTCAAAATTAGTAAAAATGGATATCTTATTAAATGGAGATATTGTTGATGCGCTTTCAACAATTGTACACAAAGATTTTGCCTATCATCGTGGTAAAGTGCTAACAGAAAAGTTAAAAGAAATTATTCCTAGACAAAATTTTGAAGTTCCAATTCAAGCTGCAATTGGAAGTAAAATTATTGCAAGAGAAACAATTAAAGCAATGCGAAAAAATGTACTTGCAAAATGTTATGGGGGAGATATTTCTCGTAAGAAAAAATTATTAGAAAAACAAAAAGAAGGTAAAAAACGTATGAAAGCAATTGGATCTGTTGAAGTTCCCCAAGAAGCGTTTATTGCAGTCTTAAAATTAGATGATTAA
- a CDS encoding GNAT family N-acetyltransferase — translation MNLNFLVDYGIENEIFQSALEIRTKVFVEEQEVDLELEQDSYDNTSFHVLGLNENNEPVCCARILKQDDGWHWGRIAVKKEFRNLKLGNQLLKFLEEYSKDVLDLSKIVLNAQVYAIKFYEKNGFTVEGEQFLEDGIDHIKMTKTIK, via the coding sequence ATGAATTTAAATTTTCTCGTTGATTATGGGATTGAAAATGAAATTTTTCAATCTGCATTAGAAATTAGAACTAAAGTATTTGTTGAAGAACAAGAAGTTGATTTAGAGTTAGAGCAAGATTCATATGACAATACAAGTTTTCATGTATTAGGTTTAAATGAAAATAATGAACCAGTTTGTTGTGCAAGAATTTTAAAGCAAGATGATGGATGACATTGAGGAAGAATTGCTGTTAAAAAAGAATTTAGAAATCTTAAATTAGGAAATCAATTATTAAAATTCTTAGAAGAATATTCAAAAGATGTTTTAGATCTTTCAAAAATTGTTTTAAATGCTCAAGTTTATGCGATTAAATTTTATGAAAAGAATGGTTTTACTGTTGAAGGAGAACAATTTCTTGAAGATGGAATTGATCATATTAAAATGACTAAAACTATTAAATAA
- a CDS encoding aldo/keto reductase family protein translates to MKNKLIFGTMMKHEKTTSAILKALEVGYRNFDLAQIYGNQKLIGEAFNQWFKTNKREEIFIQSKVWTKDIDKNDTVNAVNKILEEVNIDYLDSILLHRPSLNLENDLQAWKELIKLKEKGIVKQIGVSNYEKDQIIYLWKSTGVKPEINQIEFSPINQRYDRITFATENDIEVQGYTIVAQVFNDHNVIDIAKKQNTSIVGICKSFALEMQISPIISSSNSDHITSNFNDPIVKLNEQDLNYLKSINIYKNKFSEMYPIALLDEYYQK, encoded by the coding sequence ATGAAAAATAAATTAATTTTTGGAACAATGATGAAACATGAAAAAACAACTTCTGCCATTTTAAAAGCACTTGAAGTTGGATATAGAAATTTTGATTTAGCACAAATTTATGGAAATCAAAAATTAATTGGTGAGGCTTTTAATCAATGATTTAAAACCAATAAACGTGAAGAAATCTTTATTCAATCAAAAGTTTGAACTAAGGACATCGATAAAAATGATACAGTTAATGCTGTTAATAAAATTTTAGAAGAGGTAAATATTGATTATTTAGATTCAATATTATTACATAGACCTTCATTAAATTTGGAAAATGATTTACAAGCTTGAAAAGAACTAATAAAGTTAAAAGAAAAAGGAATAGTTAAACAAATTGGAGTTTCTAACTACGAAAAAGATCAAATCATTTATCTTTGAAAATCAACTGGTGTGAAACCCGAAATTAACCAAATAGAGTTTTCACCGATTAATCAAAGATATGATCGCATTACTTTTGCTACTGAAAATGATATTGAAGTACAAGGATATACTATTGTTGCTCAAGTTTTTAATGATCACAATGTGATAGACATAGCCAAAAAACAAAATACAAGTATTGTTGGAATTTGTAAAAGTTTTGCCTTAGAAATGCAAATTTCTCCAATCATTAGTTCAAGCAATAGTGATCATATTACAAGTAACTTTAATGATCCAATTGTTAAATTAAATGAACAAGATTTAAATTACTTAAAATCTATAAATATCTATAAAAATAAATTTTCAGAAATGTATCCAATTGCTTTATTAGATGAATATTATCAAAAATAA